A portion of the Halanaerobiaceae bacterium ANBcell28 genome contains these proteins:
- a CDS encoding choice-of-anchor Q domain-containing protein, translating to MIPHELASEIDIDGKPRPSGDYDIGAYEYQW from the coding sequence GTGATACCACATGAACTAGCCTCTGAGATAGATATTGATGGGAAGCCAAGACCTTCCGGAGATTATGATATTGGTGCATATGAATATCAGTGGTGA